The genomic region ATCATCGAAAGTATTGACGCTCTTATCAAATGTCGGTAATCGGCGTTCATCCTTTGGGTTCAGGAAAAACTCCGCCGTACGGTAGTAATTGGATGCACGTAGCATGGCTTTCCCATAGCTGACAGGATTACAAAGAGCCTTTGCCCTGGTTTCAACCATGGCCGCGACTCTGTGCCACCCCTGATACCAGGCTTCGTCATCACCGTCCTTTATTCCTGATAGGGCAGACAGAACTTCACCGACTTCAGCCCCATTGAATGTACTTTCTCCTAAAGTCCTCAATACTTCAAAGTTATATGTCTGATTCTTGAACCAGCGTGTATTTGCCTGTTTATTCATGACCTGATCTCCTAAGCTATGATTTTGATGACTAAAAACATGAACAATGTTCATGTTTTAAATTGGCAAGTACTGAATGTCAAGAAAACATGAACTGTGTTCTTGTTTTTCCTTGCAGAAACTTATACTGTCAGAGTATGACAAAAGAATCACAGATACCGAATGCCAGCAGATCCGGGCATTCGGTAAAGAATCCAGTGCAGAAGAGATCAATACAGAAAAAAGAAAGGATCATTGCCTCTGCATTCCGATTATTCAAGACAATGGACTATAATTCAGTGAGTATCAGGTTGATCGCCCGGGAAGCAGGGGTTTCAATCGGCATACTCTATTCCTATTTTGCGAACAAGCAGGATATCTTCTTTGCGGCCAGAGGGCTTTACCGTGATGAGATCTATCATCGGTTTCTCGAAACGATTGAAAAAAAGATAGATGTTTCCGATTCTCTCGAAAATGCCATAGTAATGGTTCTGGAAACTCTAGATGCCAGTATCTGCGATTTTGAGATTTTCCATCGTCAGATTCTGCTGTTTTCACTTTCTGATGCATCAGTAGCGAAGAATCAAATGAACTTGGAAAAGAAATATGCCACAGCAGTGTCTGCTGTGTTCTTTGAAAAATTCAAAGATAAGATTGCCATTGCAAATACAGCTGCCGTAACATACCTCTTACACCGTATACTGAAGGAAACAGTGGAAAGACTGCTGTTTTTTCCCTCTGAGATTTCCAAAGAAGAGGTTTTTCACGAAGTGTCAAAAATGCTGGCAGATTACTTGAGGGAACAATAGTTGTCAGTTTCGGTCAAATGAAAACATGTGTCCTGTATGTTTGCGGAATGGCAATGGTATGCTGCAAGTTTACTGCTTGCTTGGTTCCGGGACATAGTTTGTTTTCCGAGTTGAGAAGTATGATAAAAGATATATCTGAATAATATCTAAACTTATACAAGTTTGTAGATGTAAACTAATTTTATATAGGAACGATTATACTCACCTGTAAAACGAAATTGATAAAAACACATGTTTAGTAGAAATATATCTGTTTCAGTGGCAGTCTCGTGACAATATAGCATGACTTAAAGAGGCCTTATGGACGCATTGTTTGATTGCATTGTCAAGAAGATGATTGACTTTGGTGAGGATGTCTTCAGACATCCTGAACTTGGATACAGGGAATTTCGGACCAGTGCCAAGGTTAAACAATTACTGGATGATGAAGGGATTCATTGGACTGAAGCAGCGTATACAGGTTTGACTGCCGTTATCGACGGTGGATTTCCAGGTCCGGAAATAACACTAGTCTGTGAGCTCGATGCGGTTCCTACTCTCGGACATCCCTATGCGGAAAAAGAAACTTCGGCAGCACATACTTGTGGACATTATGCGCAGCTGGGCATAATGCTGGCTGTTTTTCTATACTTGCACCGTTCCGGTGTCTTGGCATCCCTGTCTGGTCGTGTGAGACTTGTGGTCACGCCTGCTGAGGAATATTGTGACCTTGCCTATCGTAACGATCTGATCAAGAAGGGAGTTGTCAGCTTTGCTTCAGGTAAACGGGAGTTGATTCATGAAGGCATCTTCAAATCTGCGGATCTGATTCTTTCCTGCCATACCATGGGCATTGACCAGGATCGCTGGGATGCGGAAGTCGGGTCAACCCTCAATGGGTTTATGTACAAGAAGGCGACGTTCATCGGCAAGGGCGCCCATGCCGGTTCGAATCCTGCAGGAGGCATCAATGCCCTCAATGCAGCAGATCTTGCCATGACTGCCATAAATTTCCAAAGGGAAACCTTTCGGGAAGAAGATGCGATCAGAGTACATTACATTCTTTCCAACGGCGGGCTTACCATCAATAGCATTCCAGAAAAAACCGTCCTGGAACTCTATGTCAGGGGAAAGACCCTGGAAGTAATCAAAGAGACGAACCAGAAGGTCGATAATTGCCTGAAGGCCGGTGCCCTTGCCATTGGTGCAAAGGTCGAGATTGCAGATAGCATGGGTTATCTGCCATTGTTCCAGGACTCAGCACTGACAGCGGTAGTCAAGCAGCAGATTGAGAAAACCTGTGTTGCTCCGAGGATTGCAGAAGGAACACATGGCTTTGCAAGCGGTGATATGGGCGACTTGTCACAGATTTATCCTACGGTCGAAATCGGTATTTCGGGATTTGAGGGCCATATACATGGCAGTGACTTCAAAACCAAAGATACCGGACGTGCTTATCGTGAACCTGCGGCATACTTTGTTGCGACTGTCATTGCGTTGCTTCGTGACCATGCAGCCAAGGCAAATGAAGTCAAAAGCTCGTTTAACCGGCGGTTGAATGAAAAGGAATACTTTGAACTCATAGCAAATCTGTCCGGTGTACATATGTATTGATATTCTTTTACTAGGAGAAAAAGATGAGAAGATTTCTTGTAGTCATGCTCGGACTCATGCTGACATTGGCTCCCGTTTTCGCACAAGGAAACAACGAGACGAAGAAAAACGCCGATGACGGTAAACTTAAAGTCACATTGCTGGTGACGGGATCCTTCGGGGACAAGGCATTCAACGATTCTGCACTCGCAGGCGTCAATATGATCAAGTCAAAGCTTGGTGATAAAGTTGCAATAAATACTGTTGAAATGGGAACGGACAAGTCTAAGTACGAAAGTGCCGTCCTTGATGTGGCCGACAGCGGTACGGATATCATTGTCACCGGTCTATGGGAAATGGCCCAGGTCATCCAGGATGTTGCTCCGCAATATCCTGACAAGAAATTTATTCTTTTCGATACATCCGTGGATTATAGTGCCGGAGATTATTCGAATGTGTATTCGATCAGCTACAGACAGAACCAGGCAGGTTTCCTTGCAGGCGTCCTTGCCGCAGGTGTTACGAAATCTGATATGCCAGAGTGTAACCCGCAGGCTACCATCGGTTTCATAGGAGCAAAGGAAAATGCTGCGGTTATCAACGATAGTGCTGTCGGTTATGTAGAAGGTGCCAAGTTCATTGACCCCAACATCAAGGTATTGGTTTCATATGTCGGTTCCTATGTTGACTCAGCTACGGCAAAGGAACTTGCACTTACACAGTATTCCAATGGTGCTGACATCGTATTTGTTGCTGCCGGACCTGCATCTGTGGGGGCTATCGAAGCTGCCTTTGACAGCCAGAAGTACATTATCGGTGTCGATTCTGACCAAGCTGCTGCCTATGCTGACAATTCCAATGCAAAATATATCATTTCCTCTGCCCTGAAGAATGTCGGAATGTCAATCTACAACAGTATCAGCCAAGATCTGGCAGGGACATTGCCGTATGGTCATTCCGAAACCCAGGGGCTTTCCAGTGATGCTGTCGGACTTGCCATGAACTCCATCTATGAATCAGAAGTTCCGGCTACGGTCAAGCAACAAGTAGCTGATGCCAAGAAGTCTTTGATCGAAGGTAAGGTCAAGGTCAATACCGCTTACGGCATGGAATTCGACAAGCTTAAAGCAATCATCAACAGTGCCCAATAACCTTGGGAGGGGAGCCATGGATTCTCAAACTGCTCTGGCAGTCAAGCACATCACTATGGTCTATCCCGGTGGCGTTGTCGCCAACCGGGATATCAACCTGGAAGTCAGAAAGGGGGAGATCCATGCTCTCATAGGTGAAAACGGCGCAGGCAAGTCTACTTTGATGAATATCCTCTATGGGTTGCTTGTTCCCACTAAAGGGACCATCGAAGTTGACGGACATGCCGTGACCTTTTCCAGCTCAAGGGATGCCATCAAGGCAGGGCTTGGTATGGTGCACCAGCATTTCAAGCTGGTGCCTTCGCTTACTGTAGCGGAAAACCTGATCCTTGGCGACGAACCGATGAAGGGGAAATATTTCATCGACAGGCGCAAGGCTGTCGACGTGACCAAGTCGTTGAGCAAGAAATATCAGCTCAATGTAGTCGCAGAGGAACGTGTCAGGGATATTTCACTGGCAATGATGCAGAAGCTGGAAATACTCAAGGCCCTGTACAGGGGAGCCCG from Spirochaetia bacterium harbors:
- a CDS encoding TetR/AcrR family transcriptional regulator, whose translation is MTKESQIPNASRSGHSVKNPVQKRSIQKKERIIASAFRLFKTMDYNSVSIRLIAREAGVSIGILYSYFANKQDIFFAARGLYRDEIYHRFLETIEKKIDVSDSLENAIVMVLETLDASICDFEIFHRQILLFSLSDASVAKNQMNLEKKYATAVSAVFFEKFKDKIAIANTAAVTYLLHRILKETVERLLFFPSEISKEEVFHEVSKMLADYLREQ
- a CDS encoding amidohydrolase; translated protein: MDALFDCIVKKMIDFGEDVFRHPELGYREFRTSAKVKQLLDDEGIHWTEAAYTGLTAVIDGGFPGPEITLVCELDAVPTLGHPYAEKETSAAHTCGHYAQLGIMLAVFLYLHRSGVLASLSGRVRLVVTPAEEYCDLAYRNDLIKKGVVSFASGKRELIHEGIFKSADLILSCHTMGIDQDRWDAEVGSTLNGFMYKKATFIGKGAHAGSNPAGGINALNAADLAMTAINFQRETFREEDAIRVHYILSNGGLTINSIPEKTVLELYVRGKTLEVIKETNQKVDNCLKAGALAIGAKVEIADSMGYLPLFQDSALTAVVKQQIEKTCVAPRIAEGTHGFASGDMGDLSQIYPTVEIGISGFEGHIHGSDFKTKDTGRAYREPAAYFVATVIALLRDHAAKANEVKSSFNRRLNEKEYFELIANLSGVHMY
- a CDS encoding BMP family ABC transporter substrate-binding protein gives rise to the protein MRRFLVVMLGLMLTLAPVFAQGNNETKKNADDGKLKVTLLVTGSFGDKAFNDSALAGVNMIKSKLGDKVAINTVEMGTDKSKYESAVLDVADSGTDIIVTGLWEMAQVIQDVAPQYPDKKFILFDTSVDYSAGDYSNVYSISYRQNQAGFLAGVLAAGVTKSDMPECNPQATIGFIGAKENAAVINDSAVGYVEGAKFIDPNIKVLVSYVGSYVDSATAKELALTQYSNGADIVFVAAGPASVGAIEAAFDSQKYIIGVDSDQAAAYADNSNAKYIISSALKNVGMSIYNSISQDLAGTLPYGHSETQGLSSDAVGLAMNSIYESEVPATVKQQVADAKKSLIEGKVKVNTAYGMEFDKLKAIINSAQ